In Parasphingorhabdus halotolerans, a single window of DNA contains:
- a CDS encoding peptide ABC transporter substrate-binding protein, translating into MRVMAPILAILLLLGCSQQNDRSSAPGPEQIVRLSDSELKGLDPQKISDLSSLRIASDQFEGLTRLNARGKAEPGLAKAWETSPDGLRWTFELHGGLKFSDGTPFDAALFPEIFLRMRAPGTASPTANLFTNISGIKAISDNRLIVSLASPAPHLPALLAHPALAAIPLHRINNAGDTWTNDRPMITSGAYRLVDWRLNDHARMERNPNWHEDPAPTDTIIWKPMDDSLSAMRLVLAGGADVSADYPDSRHRWLKENHPGLAHSVPYLGSYYFAFNIRKPPFDDSRVRIALSMAVEREWIADKVIGIGNMPAWGLLPPGLAGDIDYKPDWVDWPREKRLQAAGELLADAGYGTKHPLKFEIRFNSSAEHRRVSVALAAMWQPLGVQTSLFNSEAALHFSALRDHDFTLARSGWIGDFPAAENFLSVHQTANGTGNYSGYDNADFDALLAQAIASADPFERQTLMRRAEAMMMADMPVLPLYYYVTRSLVGKRIAGWEDNISNVHPSYTLRIKTQ; encoded by the coding sequence ATGCGTGTGATGGCTCCAATTTTGGCGATACTTCTGTTGCTTGGTTGCAGCCAGCAAAATGACAGGAGTTCTGCGCCCGGCCCGGAGCAAATTGTCCGCTTGTCCGATTCTGAGCTAAAAGGTCTCGACCCACAAAAAATATCTGATCTGTCTTCATTGCGGATTGCCAGCGATCAATTTGAAGGCCTGACCCGTCTGAATGCCCGTGGGAAAGCCGAACCGGGCTTGGCAAAAGCGTGGGAGACTTCTCCAGACGGCCTGCGATGGACATTCGAACTGCATGGCGGGTTGAAATTCTCAGACGGCACTCCGTTTGACGCCGCACTCTTCCCAGAAATATTCCTGCGCATGAGAGCCCCCGGAACGGCCTCGCCGACCGCGAATCTGTTCACAAATATTTCCGGCATCAAGGCCATCAGCGACAATCGGCTAATTGTGTCACTCGCTTCGCCCGCACCCCATTTGCCGGCGCTATTGGCGCATCCCGCTCTGGCAGCGATTCCGCTACACCGGATAAATAACGCAGGCGACACATGGACGAATGATCGCCCGATGATAACCAGCGGAGCCTATCGGCTGGTCGATTGGCGGCTGAACGATCACGCTCGGATGGAACGTAACCCCAACTGGCACGAAGATCCCGCGCCGACCGATACTATTATCTGGAAACCGATGGATGACAGCCTGTCAGCAATGCGTCTGGTACTGGCCGGCGGCGCTGATGTTTCGGCAGATTATCCTGACAGCCGTCACCGTTGGCTCAAGGAAAATCACCCTGGCCTGGCACATAGCGTTCCCTATCTGGGTAGCTATTATTTTGCGTTTAATATCCGCAAGCCACCGTTTGATGATTCAAGGGTAAGGATAGCATTATCAATGGCGGTCGAACGCGAGTGGATTGCCGATAAGGTGATCGGCATCGGCAATATGCCGGCTTGGGGGTTGCTGCCACCGGGACTTGCCGGAGATATCGATTATAAGCCCGACTGGGTTGACTGGCCGCGCGAAAAACGATTGCAAGCGGCCGGAGAATTGCTCGCTGACGCCGGTTATGGAACAAAACATCCGCTTAAATTTGAAATCCGCTTCAATAGCTCGGCCGAACATCGCCGGGTGTCCGTAGCACTGGCAGCGATGTGGCAACCGCTGGGTGTTCAGACAAGTCTGTTCAATAGTGAGGCAGCGCTGCATTTTTCCGCGCTTCGCGACCATGATTTTACGCTGGCCCGTTCGGGCTGGATCGGCGATTTTCCGGCGGCGGAAAATTTCCTTTCGGTCCATCAAACAGCAAATGGAACAGGCAATTATTCGGGCTATGATAATGCAGACTTTGATGCGCTTCTTGCACAGGCGATAGCTTCAGCCGATCCATTTGAGCGACAAACATTGATGCGACGGGCAGAAGCGATGATGATGGCCGATATGCCGGTTTTACCCCTCTATTATTACGTCACCCGTTCGCTGGTCGGCAAACGCATCGCGGGATGGGAGGATAATATTTCCAATGTGCATCCAAGCTATACTCTGCGTATAAAGACCCAATGA
- a CDS encoding ABC transporter substrate-binding protein yields MITLAYSRLAKTAGGFLTALLLTACGYSGNEDRASVTVIEETAPAIKPVGTRLNYISATARAAVAKGLVGFDEEGRVVPAIAARWIVTDDGLSYIFRLHDGKWNDGRQITAERVAKLLQERIKELENSRLRYDLRAIEEIVSMTGRVIEIRLNAPHPNFLQLMAQPELGLFRAGHGAGPMDDLMMNGIYALVPFEQSGEEAEIETENEPVDDPRRVAMRADNAAKAIARFQAGQTDLVLNGKFHHLPLLDAADIDTNDLRLDPVAGLFGFLFVKVEGFWAVPKNREILAMAINRPALLTSFPQVTGWQSRQKIIPEALDVEGINTRPDWAGMTMEARQQFAREHVQRWKASEGPIKPLTVQLPDAAGADILFLRVRTDLRRVGLDLRKAGNGATADARLIDSIAPYDSPQWFLSQLTCAKTPVCLNDADAKLKEADAATNLQIKARLYAEAEKILVYHYNYIPLGVPVRWSLAKPAQRGFAVNPRGWHPLNYLVGVPIS; encoded by the coding sequence ATGATCACGCTCGCTTACTCTCGCTTGGCAAAAACCGCAGGAGGATTTCTCACTGCACTTCTGCTGACTGCATGCGGTTACTCGGGGAATGAGGATCGCGCCAGCGTGACGGTCATCGAGGAAACAGCTCCAGCAATAAAGCCAGTTGGAACACGATTAAACTATATATCGGCAACCGCCCGCGCTGCTGTCGCCAAAGGGCTGGTCGGGTTTGACGAAGAAGGTCGAGTTGTGCCGGCCATCGCCGCACGCTGGATTGTGACCGATGATGGTCTGAGTTATATTTTCCGCTTGCACGACGGCAAATGGAACGATGGTCGCCAGATTACGGCCGAGCGTGTGGCTAAATTGCTGCAGGAGCGGATCAAGGAACTCGAAAACAGCCGTTTGAGATATGATTTGCGCGCGATTGAAGAAATCGTGTCGATGACAGGCCGCGTCATAGAAATCCGGCTCAATGCACCGCATCCCAATTTTTTGCAGCTCATGGCGCAACCTGAACTTGGACTGTTTCGTGCCGGACACGGCGCTGGCCCAATGGACGATCTTATGATGAACGGCATTTATGCGCTGGTTCCATTTGAACAATCCGGCGAAGAAGCAGAGATTGAGACCGAAAACGAACCCGTGGATGACCCCCGGCGCGTAGCCATGCGCGCAGACAATGCCGCTAAAGCCATTGCGCGCTTTCAAGCCGGGCAAACAGACTTAGTTCTCAACGGCAAGTTTCACCATCTGCCGCTGCTGGATGCCGCAGATATCGATACTAACGATCTCCGTCTTGATCCGGTTGCAGGCCTGTTTGGTTTTCTCTTTGTAAAAGTCGAAGGTTTTTGGGCGGTGCCAAAGAACCGCGAAATACTGGCAATGGCGATTAATCGCCCTGCACTTTTAACCTCTTTCCCGCAGGTCACCGGCTGGCAAAGCCGTCAAAAAATCATCCCCGAAGCACTGGATGTCGAAGGCATTAATACCCGCCCGGATTGGGCTGGCATGACAATGGAGGCCCGCCAGCAATTTGCTCGCGAACATGTCCAGCGCTGGAAAGCATCTGAAGGCCCGATCAAACCGCTTACCGTTCAACTCCCCGATGCCGCCGGAGCCGATATCCTATTCCTGCGGGTACGGACTGATTTACGGCGGGTTGGCCTGGACCTGCGGAAAGCCGGAAATGGTGCCACAGCAGATGCGCGGCTGATCGACAGCATTGCGCCTTATGACAGTCCGCAATGGTTCTTGTCCCAGCTAACATGCGCCAAAACACCGGTTTGCTTGAATGACGCCGATGCCAAACTCAAGGAGGCGGATGCGGCAACCAATCTGCAGATTAAAGCCCGTCTTTATGCCGAAGCCGAGAAAATATTAGTCTATCATTACAACTATATTCCGCTTGGCGTTCCGGTGCGCTGGTCGCTTGCCAAACCCGCTCAGCGCGGCTTTGCGGTGAACCCGCGCGGCTGGCATCCATTGAATTATCTGGTTGGCGTACCCATATCCTGA
- a CDS encoding DUF4112 domain-containing protein, with amino-acid sequence MAISEDQLKRLAEQLPDVSRDPQAVRNRVEAMEKILERAFVIPGINRPIGLDSLVGLIPVVGDIATALMGAYIVWEARNLGMSKMQLTRMAANVGIDTALGAIPLAGDAFDFFWRSNSRNLKIVRKHLDKHHPGTRTIEG; translated from the coding sequence ATGGCCATTTCCGAAGACCAGTTGAAACGTCTGGCAGAGCAACTGCCGGATGTCAGTCGCGATCCGCAAGCGGTTCGAAATCGCGTCGAAGCGATGGAAAAAATACTCGAACGCGCCTTTGTTATTCCGGGCATCAACAGGCCTATCGGACTGGATTCGCTAGTCGGCTTAATCCCGGTCGTCGGTGATATCGCCACTGCGCTGATGGGTGCCTATATCGTCTGGGAGGCCCGCAATCTTGGCATGTCGAAGATGCAACTCACCCGCATGGCAGCCAATGTCGGAATTGATACTGCGCTGGGCGCTATTCCCCTGGCGGGCGATGCATTTGACTTTTTCTGGCGGTCTAACAGCCGTAACCTCAAGATTGTTCGCAAACATCTGGACAAACATCATCCTGGTACACGGACGATTGAAGGGTAA
- a CDS encoding ribonuclease T2, whose product MLKQVQHDGFFGLLCMVAILLAASPAHAQSYQCRAPSVLQSAAPAKKPSSEPRRIRPVNGYTLALSWSPEFCRLRKDSRRDKTQCSGDDGSFAFILHGLWPDARGPAYPQWCRATNALPPALIKRNFCMMPSTRLMASEWAKHGTCMAKRPETYFRISRTMFDAVQFPDMDRLSRKPLTVGALRNAFAAANDGLRPEMVRLKVNQRGWLNEVRLCLGKNFRPTRCPANMRALKDDVPVKIWRGLDCYPSIVRVPG is encoded by the coding sequence ATGCTGAAACAAGTTCAGCATGACGGGTTTTTTGGATTGCTGTGCATGGTGGCGATCTTGCTTGCGGCATCTCCTGCACACGCCCAATCCTACCAATGCCGTGCGCCGTCGGTTCTCCAATCCGCCGCTCCGGCAAAAAAGCCGTCCAGCGAACCGCGCCGAATAAGACCCGTCAACGGATACACTCTGGCGCTGAGCTGGTCTCCTGAATTTTGCCGTCTGCGCAAGGACAGCCGCCGCGACAAAACCCAGTGCAGTGGCGATGACGGGAGTTTTGCCTTCATTCTCCACGGCTTGTGGCCGGATGCGCGTGGACCTGCCTATCCGCAATGGTGTCGTGCCACGAATGCGCTGCCGCCTGCGCTCATCAAACGCAATTTCTGCATGATGCCCTCGACCCGGCTTATGGCAAGTGAGTGGGCCAAACACGGCACTTGCATGGCCAAGCGCCCCGAAACTTATTTTAGGATATCCAGGACGATGTTTGATGCTGTGCAGTTTCCCGATATGGACAGATTATCGCGCAAGCCTCTGACTGTCGGCGCTCTACGAAACGCTTTCGCCGCTGCGAACGATGGTCTGCGTCCGGAAATGGTTCGATTGAAAGTCAATCAACGTGGCTGGCTGAATGAAGTGCGGCTGTGTTTGGGCAAGAACTTTCGGCCCACGCGTTGTCCGGCGAATATGCGCGCGTTGAAGGATGATGTGCCGGTCAAGATTTGGCGGGGGCTTGATTGTTACCCTTCAATCGTCCGTGTACCAGGATGA
- the nadC gene encoding carboxylating nicotinate-nucleotide diphosphorylase, whose protein sequence is MPFSPDNFNLTSFDLDAFVASTLAEDLGPTGRDVTSETVIPEDAIFTGVMDSRHDAVIAGLPIAEAFFRHLDPDVDIEILVAEGEAVAAGTDIMRLKGKGRAMLTAERSALNTVQHLTGIATMTNEYVRRIAGTGCTLLDTRKTIPGLRVLEKYATRMGGAQNHRMGLWDAAMIKDNHVAVAGNITEAVKRAVDAGIERIIVEVDRVDQIEPALAAGATHLLLDNMEPATLRGAVTLIGGRVPTEASGGVTLETIRDKAETGVDFISVGRLTQSAPAADIGLDFEQV, encoded by the coding sequence ATGCCCTTCTCGCCAGACAATTTTAATCTGACAAGTTTTGATCTCGATGCCTTCGTTGCTTCGACGCTGGCCGAAGACCTCGGCCCGACAGGTCGCGATGTCACATCCGAAACTGTCATCCCCGAAGACGCCATTTTTACCGGCGTGATGGATAGCCGCCATGATGCGGTGATTGCTGGCCTTCCAATTGCGGAGGCGTTTTTCCGGCATCTCGATCCCGATGTGGATATTGAAATTCTGGTAGCTGAAGGCGAGGCAGTCGCCGCTGGCACCGATATCATGCGGCTGAAAGGCAAGGGCCGGGCGATGCTGACCGCCGAACGCAGTGCGCTGAACACCGTGCAGCATCTCACCGGTATCGCGACCATGACTAATGAATATGTTCGGCGGATTGCGGGTACGGGCTGCACCTTGCTCGACACGCGCAAAACTATCCCGGGCCTTCGGGTGCTGGAGAAATATGCGACGCGGATGGGCGGGGCGCAGAACCACCGGATGGGCCTTTGGGATGCGGCGATGATTAAGGATAATCATGTCGCGGTCGCAGGAAATATCACCGAAGCAGTGAAGCGTGCGGTTGATGCGGGGATCGAACGGATTATTGTTGAGGTGGATAGGGTTGACCAGATCGAGCCAGCTCTAGCCGCAGGCGCAACGCACCTGCTGCTCGACAATATGGAACCGGCAACATTGCGCGGAGCCGTGACACTGATCGGCGGGCGCGTGCCTACCGAGGCGAGCGGCGGCGTCACTTTGGAAACCATCCGCGATAAGGCAGAGACGGGCGTTGATTTTATTTCGGTTGGGCGGTTGACGCAGAGTGCGCCTGCTGCGGATATAGGGCTTGATTTTGAACAGGTTTGA
- a CDS encoding DUF2254 domain-containing protein, with the protein MIARIRSALLSINASYWFYPALFSTIAFFLSFVTIYLDRNGAADWFSTYDWLHVSRPAGARTTLTVIAGSMIGVASTVFSITIAAVAYASGNYGPRLLTNFMEDKGNQLSLATFIATFVYALMVIRTVRDEDERAASAADAAASVLPGFTPQLSLLVAMIMAIFAVAVLVYFLHHIPASIRINTVLKDIGERLICDVKARYPSEIEEREPREQSQGEPIISVNKGYIDIIDFDTLDEIAREHEATIALRVRTGDFIHPNVPIAELSGTGASEEISDKIRNCLSTGGMRTATQDLEYLIDELVEIALRALSPGINDPFTAITSMHWMGAALAELGSRDLDRGPEQEDYDWQRVQPLSDDFSHFVERSFGAMRSGVATNHLASINFLNALFSAATSCQSDRRLRLIGEEAETMVKQARHHLVGPSLEELEARLVEFNNMMESSSNALLARQF; encoded by the coding sequence ATGATCGCCCGCATCCGCTCCGCCTTGCTGTCCATAAACGCCAGCTACTGGTTTTATCCGGCATTGTTCTCGACAATCGCGTTCTTCCTTTCGTTTGTCACCATCTATCTGGATCGCAATGGCGCGGCGGACTGGTTTTCTACCTATGACTGGCTCCATGTCAGTCGTCCGGCTGGCGCGCGCACCACGCTGACCGTGATTGCCGGATCGATGATCGGTGTCGCCTCGACAGTCTTCTCAATAACTATCGCAGCGGTGGCCTATGCGAGCGGCAACTATGGCCCGCGTCTGCTAACCAATTTCATGGAAGATAAAGGCAATCAGCTTTCGCTGGCGACCTTTATCGCGACTTTTGTTTACGCATTGATGGTGATCCGCACCGTGCGCGACGAGGATGAACGTGCCGCGTCGGCCGCCGATGCCGCTGCTTCGGTTTTGCCCGGTTTCACGCCGCAATTGTCCTTGCTCGTCGCGATGATCATGGCGATTTTTGCCGTTGCCGTGTTGGTCTATTTCCTCCACCACATCCCTGCGAGCATCCGAATCAACACGGTGCTCAAGGATATCGGTGAGCGACTGATTTGTGACGTAAAGGCGCGCTATCCAAGCGAAATAGAAGAACGCGAGCCGCGTGAGCAATCCCAAGGTGAACCGATAATCTCGGTGAATAAAGGCTATATTGATATCATCGATTTTGACACGCTTGATGAAATTGCGCGCGAGCATGAGGCGACTATTGCACTCAGAGTGCGCACCGGTGATTTTATCCATCCCAACGTTCCGATTGCCGAATTGTCGGGAACCGGTGCCAGCGAAGAAATATCCGATAAAATTCGCAACTGTCTGAGTACGGGTGGGATGCGGACGGCAACACAGGACCTTGAATATCTGATCGACGAATTGGTCGAGATAGCGTTGCGGGCGCTTTCACCCGGGATTAATGACCCGTTCACCGCGATCACCTCCATGCACTGGATGGGCGCGGCCCTTGCTGAACTCGGCAGCCGTGATCTGGACAGAGGCCCCGAGCAGGAGGATTATGACTGGCAGCGGGTACAGCCGCTAAGCGATGATTTTAGCCATTTTGTCGAACGGAGTTTCGGAGCGATGCGGTCGGGCGTGGCAACCAATCATCTGGCGTCGATCAATTTTCTCAACGCACTGTTTTCCGCCGCTACGTCTTGCCAATCGGACCGGCGGCTTCGCCTGATCGGCGAAGAAGCCGAAACGATGGTCAAGCAAGCACGGCACCATCTGGTAGGGCCGTCACTGGAGGAATTGGAAGCGCGCCTTGTCGAATTTAACAATATGATGGAAAGTAGCAGCAATGCCCTTCTCGCCAGACAATTTTAA
- a CDS encoding GIY-YIG nuclease family protein: MPRRYHVYILASKRSGTLYIGLTSNLTARIFAHRNGKGSEFTKKYGVTRLVHIEPYADVRDTIAREKALKKWNRD; this comes from the coding sequence ATGCCGCGCAGATATCATGTCTATATTCTTGCCAGCAAGCGCAGCGGAACCCTTTATATCGGGCTCACCAGCAATCTTACCGCCCGCATTTTCGCCCACAGAAACGGCAAGGGTTCAGAGTTTACGAAAAAATACGGTGTAACCAGACTGGTCCACATCGAACCCTATGCCGATGTCCGCGACACCATTGCCCGTGAAAAGGCGCTCAAGAAATGGAACCGTGACTGA
- the nadA gene encoding quinolinate synthase NadA has protein sequence MDARGGVGGSLAGVDVVEEIKRLKTERNAIILAHYYQKPEIQDIADFVGDSLELSRKAAETDADVIAFCGVKFMAETAKILSPEKIVVLPDMDAGCSLEDSCPPDKFKAFRDEHPDHIALTYINCSAEVKALSDIIVTSSSAEHILSQIPLDQKIIFGPDKHLGGYIAKKTGRDMLLWPGVCIVHEAFSETELLKLKTQHPDAPVAAHPECPAYILDHADMVGSTSAILKYAKEFEGDTIIIATEPHIIHQMEKAVPEKNFIGAPGADGNCNCNICPYMALNTMEKLYVALRDLEPRIEMDEDLRLQARKSIDKMMEMASTTVGQGDLGPTDLAHED, from the coding sequence ATGGACGCACGTGGTGGAGTAGGTGGCTCGTTAGCCGGAGTGGATGTGGTCGAAGAAATCAAGCGGCTTAAAACCGAACGCAATGCGATCATCCTGGCCCATTATTATCAGAAGCCGGAAATTCAGGATATCGCCGATTTTGTCGGTGATAGTCTGGAATTATCCCGCAAGGCGGCGGAAACCGATGCCGACGTGATTGCATTTTGCGGTGTGAAATTCATGGCCGAAACTGCGAAAATTCTGTCGCCGGAGAAGATCGTGGTGTTGCCCGATATGGATGCCGGCTGTTCACTGGAAGACAGCTGCCCGCCGGATAAATTCAAGGCGTTTCGCGACGAGCATCCCGATCATATCGCGCTGACTTATATTAACTGTTCTGCCGAAGTGAAGGCATTGTCGGATATTATCGTCACCAGTTCGTCCGCAGAACATATTCTCAGCCAGATCCCGCTCGATCAGAAAATCATCTTTGGTCCGGACAAGCATCTTGGCGGCTATATCGCCAAGAAAACCGGACGCGATATGCTGTTGTGGCCCGGCGTATGCATTGTCCATGAAGCGTTTAGCGAGACCGAACTCTTGAAGCTGAAAACCCAGCATCCAGATGCGCCGGTTGCCGCGCACCCCGAATGTCCGGCCTATATATTGGATCATGCGGACATGGTCGGTTCGACCAGTGCGATCCTCAAATATGCCAAGGAGTTTGAAGGCGACACGATCATCATCGCCACCGAACCGCATATCATCCACCAGATGGAAAAAGCGGTGCCGGAAAAAAACTTCATCGGCGCCCCCGGTGCGGACGGCAACTGCAATTGCAACATCTGCCCCTATATGGCGCTGAACACGATGGAAAAACTCTACGTGGCTTTGCGCGATCTGGAGCCCCGCATCGAGATGGACGAAGACCTGCGCCTGCAAGCGCGCAAATCGATCGACAAGATGATGGAAATGGCGAGCACGACCGTTGGGCAGGGTGATTTGGGGCCGACCGATTTGGCGCATGAGGATTAG
- a CDS encoding class I adenylate-forming enzyme family protein — MYQVKLTESFFPARADTPYRETTVARLLREQADTRRNELALQELLEDASIGRTWTYAELLADCEKLGRALASRHPAGARIAIWASNCPEWVLMQYAAMLAGLTVVTVNPAYIARELRYVLEQSGAVGLYHSSAVRGRALGPVAEEACYGLANAVQQFDISDMDTLLDGPENVDLRETHPDHIMQIQYTSGTTGLPKGVLLKQGGVLQNNADIVGRWGVEPGDGILVPTPLFHAGGSAFMFGALTTGAVYISVPYFDPALMINAIESTRPRFTGGVPTMLVLMVDEVKRSGKDMSSVERMMCGAAMVAPELAKNARSLFGAPVHVIYGQTEAAPGITFSFADDSEEDLTQTIGQPLPHMDVAILNPSDNSVCAIGEQGEICVRGYNVMHGYNDNPEATADAIDQDGWLHSGDLGTMDERGYLKITGRVKEMIIKGGENLFPAEIENAMLEHPMVAEVAVAGVPDDKYGELVACFMRAVDGQKPDENELRTFIRERLSPQKTPSFWLWVEEWPMTGSGKIQKFALSEAFVRGDYNDQLA; from the coding sequence ATGTATCAAGTCAAACTCACGGAATCTTTTTTTCCGGCGCGGGCCGACACGCCCTATCGCGAGACGACGGTTGCCCGATTGCTGCGGGAGCAAGCGGATACCCGCAGGAACGAGCTAGCGCTCCAGGAATTACTGGAAGATGCCAGCATTGGGCGGACCTGGACCTATGCCGAATTGCTGGCCGATTGCGAAAAGCTGGGTCGCGCTTTGGCATCCCGGCACCCGGCAGGCGCGCGGATCGCGATATGGGCGAGCAATTGTCCGGAATGGGTGCTGATGCAATATGCCGCGATGCTGGCTGGCCTGACCGTGGTGACCGTCAACCCCGCATATATCGCGCGCGAGCTTCGCTATGTTCTCGAACAATCGGGTGCGGTTGGCCTCTATCATTCATCGGCCGTGCGCGGGCGGGCGCTGGGTCCGGTTGCGGAAGAAGCCTGTTACGGCCTCGCAAACGCGGTTCAACAATTTGATATCAGCGATATGGACACGCTATTGGATGGGCCTGAAAACGTCGATCTCCGCGAGACACATCCCGATCATATCATGCAGATTCAATATACCTCGGGTACGACCGGGCTGCCCAAGGGCGTATTGCTTAAGCAGGGTGGCGTGTTGCAGAATAATGCCGATATTGTGGGACGCTGGGGCGTTGAACCGGGTGACGGCATTCTTGTCCCGACACCGCTTTTCCATGCTGGCGGTTCGGCCTTCATGTTTGGCGCGCTAACAACTGGAGCGGTCTATATATCCGTGCCCTATTTCGATCCCGCCTTAATGATCAACGCGATTGAAAGCACGCGTCCCCGTTTTACCGGTGGGGTGCCCACGATGCTGGTGCTTATGGTCGATGAAGTGAAACGCAGCGGCAAGGATATGAGTTCGGTTGAGCGGATGATGTGCGGGGCCGCCATGGTCGCGCCGGAACTGGCGAAAAACGCCCGGAGCCTTTTTGGCGCGCCTGTGCATGTTATCTATGGCCAGACCGAAGCCGCGCCGGGGATCACTTTCTCCTTCGCCGACGACAGCGAAGAAGACCTGACCCAGACCATTGGTCAGCCGCTGCCGCACATGGACGTCGCGATCCTCAACCCTTCCGACAATTCAGTCTGCGCGATTGGCGAACAGGGCGAGATTTGTGTGCGTGGTTACAATGTCATGCACGGCTATAATGACAATCCCGAAGCCACCGCAGATGCAATTGATCAAGATGGCTGGCTACACTCCGGCGATCTCGGAACGATGGACGAGCGGGGCTATTTGAAAATCACTGGCCGGGTAAAGGAGATGATCATCAAGGGCGGCGAGAACCTGTTCCCAGCGGAAATCGAGAATGCGATGCTGGAGCATCCAATGGTTGCGGAAGTGGCAGTAGCCGGGGTCCCGGATGACAAATATGGCGAACTGGTTGCTTGTTTTATGCGCGCCGTCGATGGTCAAAAGCCCGATGAAAATGAGCTACGAACCTTTATTCGCGAACGGCTCTCCCCACAGAAAACGCCAAGTTTTTGGTTGTGGGTCGAAGAATGGCCAATGACAGGATCAGGTAAAATCCAGAAATTCGCTCTTTCGGAAGCTTTCGTGCGCGGAGACTATAACGACCAGCTCGCTTGA
- a CDS encoding Kelch repeat-containing protein — MKYFWVIVAALALSACEQTPQQEVMSSVAGFELPEPITNNAVAMAEGPDGPTIYSFNGLKSGKTWQDTSNAAYACVVSIKACEAITNVPVSEGRLASAAVTVAGTIYVFGGYTVAENGDEVSTPEVFAFHPADNSYTRKADMPTPVDDMVAIPYQNRFIYLISGWHDEGNVSVVQLYDTQTDAWTEATAFPGKPVFGHAGGIAGDSIIVTDGVAVVDRLVDGKRKFAAAKLTWRGDIDPKNPTEITWRGLMPMPV; from the coding sequence ATGAAGTATTTTTGGGTCATTGTAGCTGCACTGGCTCTGTCTGCTTGTGAACAAACGCCGCAACAGGAAGTTATGTCCTCGGTTGCGGGGTTTGAACTGCCCGAGCCGATAACCAATAATGCTGTGGCAATGGCAGAGGGTCCTGATGGGCCGACCATATACAGCTTTAATGGCCTGAAATCGGGAAAGACGTGGCAGGACACGTCCAACGCCGCCTATGCCTGTGTGGTCAGCATCAAAGCTTGTGAAGCCATTACAAACGTGCCCGTTAGCGAAGGTCGTCTTGCCAGTGCCGCCGTGACTGTTGCGGGAACGATCTATGTTTTTGGTGGATATACTGTAGCGGAAAACGGCGATGAAGTTTCGACACCGGAAGTCTTCGCCTTTCACCCGGCAGACAATAGCTATACGCGCAAAGCCGATATGCCGACCCCTGTCGATGATATGGTGGCGATACCCTATCAGAACCGTTTCATCTATCTGATCTCAGGATGGCATGACGAAGGCAATGTTAGCGTCGTGCAGCTTTATGATACGCAGACGGACGCATGGACCGAGGCGACTGCGTTTCCTGGAAAACCAGTGTTTGGCCACGCTGGAGGGATAGCGGGAGACAGCATCATTGTGACCGATGGTGTCGCGGTGGTTGACAGACTGGTCGATGGAAAGCGCAAATTTGCCGCCGCAAAACTGACTTGGCGCGGGGATATTGATCCGAAAAATCCAACCGAAATCACCTGGCGGGGGTTGATGCCCATGCCGGTATAG